Proteins from one Clupea harengus chromosome 17, Ch_v2.0.2, whole genome shotgun sequence genomic window:
- the LOC105894746 gene encoding patched domain-containing protein 3-like: MTYFLAINIAVASCLRLDCVRNKVWVALAGVLSTGLAVLTSFGLLLFCGMPFSMTVASAPFLILGIGVDDMFIMISCWQRTRVHDKVEDRMAETYKEAAVSITITTLTDALAFYVGLLTPFRSVQSFCTYTGTAILFCYIYNITFFGACLALNGRRERSNRHWLTFRKVKTPDEDNKSNACSVGGAYDPETGAEVGMPINVFFKERYGPFLTNIWTKVFVVFLYVGYLAGSVYGCFQMEEGIDLKHLAPDDSYVASYYDNEDRYFSSYGPFVMLVIKDKNVQYWETSARQNLKKCLKNLNHPKWLPKT, from the exons ATGACTTACTTTCTGGCCATTAACATTGCAGTTGCTTCATGTCTCAG GTTGGACTGTGTGAGAAACAAAGTATGGGTGGCCTTGGCAGGTGTTCTCTCTACAGGCCTGGCTGTGCTTACCAGTTTTGGATTGCTTCTCTTCTGTGGGATGCCATTTTCAATGACTGTTGCCAGTGCCCCTTTTCTCATTCTCG GTATTGGTGTGGATGACATGTTCATCATGATCTCGTGCTGGCAGAGGACAAGGGTTCATGACAAGGTAGAAGATCGCATGGCAGAGACGTACAAGGAGGCAGCTgtctccatcaccatcaccactctGACTGATGCCCTGGCCTTCTACGTTGGCCTCTTGACGCCTTTTCGCTCTGTACAGTCCTTCTGCACGTACACCGGAACAGCCATCCTCTTCTGCTACATCTACAACATCACGTTCTTCGGTGCCTGTCTGGCGCTGAATGGACGACGGGAGAGAAGCAACAGACACTGGCTGACATTCAGGAAGGTTAAAACTCCAGATGAAGACAACAAGAGCAATGCCTGCTCAGTCGGTGGTGCTTATGATCCTGAGACAGGTGCAGAGGTGGGAATGCCCATCAATGTCTTCTTTAAAGAGCGTTATGGACCATTCTTGACTAATATATGGACCAAGGTGTTTGTGGTTTTTCTCTATGTAGGGTATCTGGCTGGTAGTGTGTATGGCTGTTTTCAAATGGAAGAGGGCATAGATTTGAAACATCTTGCACCTGATGACTCGTATGTCGCTAGCTATTATGACAACGAAGACAGATATTTCTCATCTTACGGCCCCTTTGTCATGTTAGTCATTAAAGATAAAAACGTTCAGTATTGGGAGACAAGTGCTCGTCAAAACCTCAAAAAGTGCCTGAAAAATTTGAATCATCCAAAATGGTTGCCAAAAACATGA
- the LOC122133642 gene encoding multimerin-2-like has product MKIVAVLFLLCCGWSGINGDNNLSENDINHEGLHNRNGNTGNQTPEDRFEEATPSSSTKCICQADIHAVLREMSAVLAEQRVELRNTMTDLEKLRTTYEAQSVHLNAAMEELKQENKEQAAQLRAMKAWSNSTEMKVTDLERENRERKVAFSAAILESDHKNTGPFNTGVTLVYRHVFTNIGNAYNPSTGIFTAPVRGVYQFDFKVYGPGSSRNPSGVTLQRNGQHVLIAYVHQTAGSVHSSNGVSQLLEVGDAVYVQLYPGAWIHDNGNHYNTFSGHLLFPM; this is encoded by the exons atgaagattgttgctgttttgtttttgctgtgctgtggttgGTCTGGAATCAACGGAGACAACAATCTAAGTGAGAATGACATTAATCATGAAGGTCTGCACAACAGAAATGGCAACACAGGGAACCAGACACCGGAAGACAGATTTGAGGAGGCAACACCATCATCCTCTACCAAATGCATCTGCCAAGCTGACATCCATGCCGTGTTGAGGGAGATGAGTGCTGTGCTGGCTGAACAGAGGGTTGAGCTCAGGAACACAATGACAGACCTGGAGAAGCTGAGGACAACATATGAGG CTCAGTCCGTCCACCTAAATGCAGCTATGGAAGAACTGAAACAAGAAAATAAAG AACAAGCTGCTCAGCTGAGAGCCATGAAAGCCTGGTCCAACAGCACTGAGATGAAAGTCAcagacctggagagagagaatcgaG AGAGGAAGGTAGCCTTTTCAGCTGCAATTTTGGAGTCTGACCATAAAAACACAGGACCCTTTAACACTGGAGTCACTTTGGTCTATAGACATGTCTTTACAAACATTGGCAATGCTTACAACCCAAGCACAG GCATCTTCACAGCACCAGTAAGAGGAGTCTATCAGTTCGACTTCAAGGTGTATGGTCCTGGTAGCAGCAGAAACCCATCAGGAGTGACACTACAGAGAAATGGACAGCATGTTCTCATTGCTTATGTTCACCAAACAGCTGGGAGTGTCCACAGCTCTAACGGAGTGTCTCAGCTGCTAGAGGTGGGAGATGCGGTCTATGTGCAACTCTACCCTGGTGCATGGATACATGATAATGGAAATCATTATAACACCTTTAGTGGCCACCTGCTTTTCCCAATGTGA
- the LOC105894744 gene encoding mediator of RNA polymerase II transcription subunit 1-like isoform X3 gives MFCHLYIQRVKDAQGVPVGTIHRSVHVFSFSGVVVVNTICVAVGAGGKSLVDDLTTKYAEKPWKETFQLVRRCMGRSNPDPKSSKLLSGCLQRLQKALNVSSLSTMVSRLEIIAKQRGLGSHLSPTETACYLTADLFYLEVLLKPDGGVEDVKVALHGEPPLSSALLLQLLSMTCICLSRQKKFEDFSAKLCDLSSLYNIPGDNDAKIKVCTALQFMEKDLVTISHLPRSLRENDVYIDTVLNGRVGKIVPSGPGTPMKIQYSISPSDMLLQRHGADIEGLTRDAFVMLGSRGSTHRLQLASLIPSPPQTDALGFPLFSPITEVASESLQACFTLKLKPPLAICSSVIRRMEQTTDVKPEADQQRVPLLQLLMRTTLGEQGFQESWDPGEEANFTVALPGASYDLYCEVLPVSDSSVSVTFFLPGTSSLAVLLVTVMHLCQVRCQLFAPLLVDAAMNDYISRVTTRCMSIPITMRAIYKSLTSPLFSDASGTTTAPGVCTSPHEVNTAASSMVHHSLHPAPDLHAGSSEMESTTGEFLGPTPQNSAQEEEEEEEEEDPAAMYTSPSCYVMSVSSPQEVREVPASPPT, from the exons ATGTTCTGTCATTTGTATATACAACGTGTGAAAGATGCGCAAGGTGTGCCTGTCGGCACGATACACCGAAGCGTGCACGTGTTCTCATTCTCGGGTGTCGTTGTAGTAAATACTATCTGTGTCGCTGTAGGAGCAGGGGGAAAGTCTCTCGTCGACGACCTAACCACCAAATATGCCGAAAAACCTTGGAAAGAAACATTTCAACTTGTCCGACGGTGCATG GGTAGGAGCAACCCGGATCCCAAATCTTCCAAACTTCTCAGTGGTTGTCTCCAGAGACTGCAAAAGGCTCTGAATG TGTCTTCTCTGAGTACCATGGTGTCCAGGTTGGAAATAATTGCCAAACAGAGAGG GCTGGGGTCACACCTGAGCCCCACAGAGACGGCCTGTTACCTCACAGCTGACCTGTTCTACCTGGAGGTGCTGCTCAAGCCTGACGGTGGTGTGGAGGACGTCAAAGTGGCCCTGCACGGTGAACCCCCGCTG TCCAGTGCGTTGCTGCTTCAGCTGTTGAG CATGACGTGTATCTGCTTGTCCAGACAGAAGAAGTTTGAGGACTTCTCCGCGAAGCTGTGTGACCTGTCATCCCTTTATAATATCCCTGGTGACAA TGATGCAAAGATTAAGGTATGTACTGCCCTACAGTTCATGGAGAAGGACTTGGTTACCATATCACATCTGCCCAG ATCTTTAAGAGAAAATGATGTCTACATTGACACAGTTCTGAACGGGAGAGTTGGGAAAATTGTGCCGAGTGGACCAG GAACCCCTATGAAGATCCAGTATTCCATCAGTCCCTCTGACATGCTCTTACAGAGACATGGTGCGG ATATAGAGGGACTCACTCGGGATGCGTTTGTGATGCTGGGCTCCAGGGGGAGCACACATCGCCTCCAGCTGGCCTCTCTTATTCCTTCTCCCCCACAGACTGATGCCCTGGG CTTCCCACTGTTTAGTCCAATCACAGAAGTGGCCTCCGAGTCTCTGCAAGCCTGCTTCACACTCAAGCTGAAGCCCCCTTTAGCTATTTGCTCTTCTGTCATTCGCCGCATGGAGCAAACCACAG ATGTCAAACCTGAGGCTGACCAGCAGAGGGTGCCATTGTTGCAGCTGCTGATGAGAACTACATTAGGAGAGCAGGGCTTCCAGGAATCATGGGATCCTGGCGAAGAGGCCAACTTTACAGTG GCTCTCCCAG GGGCATCATATGACCTGTACTGTGAGGTTCTCCCAGTCTCAGACTCCAGCGTCTCCGTAACCTTTTTTCTTCCTGGCACCAGCTCTCTGGCTGTTT TGCTAGTGACTGTGATGCACCTCTGCCAAGTGCGTTGCCAGCTGTTTGCACCTCTGCTAGTGGATGCTGCCATGAATGACTACATCTCCAGGGTTACGACTAG ATGCATGTCAATTCCTATAACCATGCGGGCGATATACAAGAGCTTAACCAGTCCCCTCTTCTCTGATGCATCTGGCACCACTACTGCCCCAGGAGTCTGTACCTCTCCACATGAGGTAAACACTGCGGCCTCTTCCATGGTGCACCACTCCTTGCATCCAGCACCAGATCTTCACGCTGGGTCATCGGAAATGGAGAGCACCACAGGCGAGTTTCTGGGACCAACACCCCAGAATTCcgcccaggaggaggaggaggaggaggaggaggaggatcctGCCGCTATGTACACCTCTCCCAGTTGTTATGTCATGTCTGTATCTTCGCCTCAAGAA
- the LOC105894744 gene encoding mediator of RNA polymerase II transcription subunit 1-like isoform X2, producing MFCHLYIQRVKDAQGVPVGTIHRSVHVFSFSGVVVVNTICVAVGAGGKSLVDDLTTKYAEKPWKETFQLVRRCMGRSNPDPKSSKLLSGCLQRLQKALNVSSLSTMVSRLEIIAKQRGLGSHLSPTETACYLTADLFYLEVLLKPDGGVEDVKVALHGEPPLSSALLLQLLRQKKFEDFSAKLCDLSSLYNIPGDNDAKIKVCTALQFMEKDLVTISHLPRSLRENDVYIDTVLNGRVGKIVPSGPGTPMKIQYSISPSDMLLQRHGADIEGLTRDAFVMLGSRGSTHRLQLASLIPSPPQTDALGFPLFSPITEVASESLQACFTLKLKPPLAICSSVIRRMEQTTDVKPEADQQRVPLLQLLMRTTLGEQGFQESWDPGEEANFTVALPGNQVHGYVLSGPAWSGGSWEGALIDTIPFTHPAHVPSLLELLRHQSALNILLASCITGPKHCPGASYDLYCEVLPVSDSSVSVTFFLPGTSSLAVLLVTVMHLCQVRCQLFAPLLVDAAMNDYISRVTTRCMSIPITMRAIYKSLTSPLFSDASGTTTAPGVCTSPHEVNTAASSMVHHSLHPAPDLHAGSSEMESTTGEFLGPTPQNSAQEEEEEEEEEDPAAMYTSPSCYVMSVSSPQEVREVPASPPT from the exons ATGTTCTGTCATTTGTATATACAACGTGTGAAAGATGCGCAAGGTGTGCCTGTCGGCACGATACACCGAAGCGTGCACGTGTTCTCATTCTCGGGTGTCGTTGTAGTAAATACTATCTGTGTCGCTGTAGGAGCAGGGGGAAAGTCTCTCGTCGACGACCTAACCACCAAATATGCCGAAAAACCTTGGAAAGAAACATTTCAACTTGTCCGACGGTGCATG GGTAGGAGCAACCCGGATCCCAAATCTTCCAAACTTCTCAGTGGTTGTCTCCAGAGACTGCAAAAGGCTCTGAATG TGTCTTCTCTGAGTACCATGGTGTCCAGGTTGGAAATAATTGCCAAACAGAGAGG GCTGGGGTCACACCTGAGCCCCACAGAGACGGCCTGTTACCTCACAGCTGACCTGTTCTACCTGGAGGTGCTGCTCAAGCCTGACGGTGGTGTGGAGGACGTCAAAGTGGCCCTGCACGGTGAACCCCCGCTG TCCAGTGCGTTGCTGCTTCAGCTGTTGAG ACAGAAGAAGTTTGAGGACTTCTCCGCGAAGCTGTGTGACCTGTCATCCCTTTATAATATCCCTGGTGACAA TGATGCAAAGATTAAGGTATGTACTGCCCTACAGTTCATGGAGAAGGACTTGGTTACCATATCACATCTGCCCAG ATCTTTAAGAGAAAATGATGTCTACATTGACACAGTTCTGAACGGGAGAGTTGGGAAAATTGTGCCGAGTGGACCAG GAACCCCTATGAAGATCCAGTATTCCATCAGTCCCTCTGACATGCTCTTACAGAGACATGGTGCGG ATATAGAGGGACTCACTCGGGATGCGTTTGTGATGCTGGGCTCCAGGGGGAGCACACATCGCCTCCAGCTGGCCTCTCTTATTCCTTCTCCCCCACAGACTGATGCCCTGGG CTTCCCACTGTTTAGTCCAATCACAGAAGTGGCCTCCGAGTCTCTGCAAGCCTGCTTCACACTCAAGCTGAAGCCCCCTTTAGCTATTTGCTCTTCTGTCATTCGCCGCATGGAGCAAACCACAG ATGTCAAACCTGAGGCTGACCAGCAGAGGGTGCCATTGTTGCAGCTGCTGATGAGAACTACATTAGGAGAGCAGGGCTTCCAGGAATCATGGGATCCTGGCGAAGAGGCCAACTTTACAGTG GCTCTCCCAGGTAATCAGGTACATGGGTATGTTTTGTCTGGACCTGCATGGAGTGGAGGATCATGGGAAGGGGCCCTTATTGACACCATACCCTTCACTCATCCTGCTCATGTGCCTTCCCTCCTGGAGCTTCTTCGACATCAGTCAGCTCTCAATATCCTCTTGGCCAGCTGCATCACAGGTCCCAAACACTGCCCAG GGGCATCATATGACCTGTACTGTGAGGTTCTCCCAGTCTCAGACTCCAGCGTCTCCGTAACCTTTTTTCTTCCTGGCACCAGCTCTCTGGCTGTTT TGCTAGTGACTGTGATGCACCTCTGCCAAGTGCGTTGCCAGCTGTTTGCACCTCTGCTAGTGGATGCTGCCATGAATGACTACATCTCCAGGGTTACGACTAG ATGCATGTCAATTCCTATAACCATGCGGGCGATATACAAGAGCTTAACCAGTCCCCTCTTCTCTGATGCATCTGGCACCACTACTGCCCCAGGAGTCTGTACCTCTCCACATGAGGTAAACACTGCGGCCTCTTCCATGGTGCACCACTCCTTGCATCCAGCACCAGATCTTCACGCTGGGTCATCGGAAATGGAGAGCACCACAGGCGAGTTTCTGGGACCAACACCCCAGAATTCcgcccaggaggaggaggaggaggaggaggaggaggatcctGCCGCTATGTACACCTCTCCCAGTTGTTATGTCATGTCTGTATCTTCGCCTCAAGAA
- the LOC105894744 gene encoding mediator of RNA polymerase II transcription subunit 1-like isoform X1 has protein sequence MFCHLYIQRVKDAQGVPVGTIHRSVHVFSFSGVVVVNTICVAVGAGGKSLVDDLTTKYAEKPWKETFQLVRRCMGRSNPDPKSSKLLSGCLQRLQKALNVSSLSTMVSRLEIIAKQRGLGSHLSPTETACYLTADLFYLEVLLKPDGGVEDVKVALHGEPPLSSALLLQLLSMTCICLSRQKKFEDFSAKLCDLSSLYNIPGDNDAKIKVCTALQFMEKDLVTISHLPRSLRENDVYIDTVLNGRVGKIVPSGPGTPMKIQYSISPSDMLLQRHGADIEGLTRDAFVMLGSRGSTHRLQLASLIPSPPQTDALGFPLFSPITEVASESLQACFTLKLKPPLAICSSVIRRMEQTTDVKPEADQQRVPLLQLLMRTTLGEQGFQESWDPGEEANFTVALPGNQVHGYVLSGPAWSGGSWEGALIDTIPFTHPAHVPSLLELLRHQSALNILLASCITGPKHCPGASYDLYCEVLPVSDSSVSVTFFLPGTSSLAVLLVTVMHLCQVRCQLFAPLLVDAAMNDYISRVTTRCMSIPITMRAIYKSLTSPLFSDASGTTTAPGVCTSPHEVNTAASSMVHHSLHPAPDLHAGSSEMESTTGEFLGPTPQNSAQEEEEEEEEEDPAAMYTSPSCYVMSVSSPQEVREVPASPPT, from the exons ATGTTCTGTCATTTGTATATACAACGTGTGAAAGATGCGCAAGGTGTGCCTGTCGGCACGATACACCGAAGCGTGCACGTGTTCTCATTCTCGGGTGTCGTTGTAGTAAATACTATCTGTGTCGCTGTAGGAGCAGGGGGAAAGTCTCTCGTCGACGACCTAACCACCAAATATGCCGAAAAACCTTGGAAAGAAACATTTCAACTTGTCCGACGGTGCATG GGTAGGAGCAACCCGGATCCCAAATCTTCCAAACTTCTCAGTGGTTGTCTCCAGAGACTGCAAAAGGCTCTGAATG TGTCTTCTCTGAGTACCATGGTGTCCAGGTTGGAAATAATTGCCAAACAGAGAGG GCTGGGGTCACACCTGAGCCCCACAGAGACGGCCTGTTACCTCACAGCTGACCTGTTCTACCTGGAGGTGCTGCTCAAGCCTGACGGTGGTGTGGAGGACGTCAAAGTGGCCCTGCACGGTGAACCCCCGCTG TCCAGTGCGTTGCTGCTTCAGCTGTTGAG CATGACGTGTATCTGCTTGTCCAGACAGAAGAAGTTTGAGGACTTCTCCGCGAAGCTGTGTGACCTGTCATCCCTTTATAATATCCCTGGTGACAA TGATGCAAAGATTAAGGTATGTACTGCCCTACAGTTCATGGAGAAGGACTTGGTTACCATATCACATCTGCCCAG ATCTTTAAGAGAAAATGATGTCTACATTGACACAGTTCTGAACGGGAGAGTTGGGAAAATTGTGCCGAGTGGACCAG GAACCCCTATGAAGATCCAGTATTCCATCAGTCCCTCTGACATGCTCTTACAGAGACATGGTGCGG ATATAGAGGGACTCACTCGGGATGCGTTTGTGATGCTGGGCTCCAGGGGGAGCACACATCGCCTCCAGCTGGCCTCTCTTATTCCTTCTCCCCCACAGACTGATGCCCTGGG CTTCCCACTGTTTAGTCCAATCACAGAAGTGGCCTCCGAGTCTCTGCAAGCCTGCTTCACACTCAAGCTGAAGCCCCCTTTAGCTATTTGCTCTTCTGTCATTCGCCGCATGGAGCAAACCACAG ATGTCAAACCTGAGGCTGACCAGCAGAGGGTGCCATTGTTGCAGCTGCTGATGAGAACTACATTAGGAGAGCAGGGCTTCCAGGAATCATGGGATCCTGGCGAAGAGGCCAACTTTACAGTG GCTCTCCCAGGTAATCAGGTACATGGGTATGTTTTGTCTGGACCTGCATGGAGTGGAGGATCATGGGAAGGGGCCCTTATTGACACCATACCCTTCACTCATCCTGCTCATGTGCCTTCCCTCCTGGAGCTTCTTCGACATCAGTCAGCTCTCAATATCCTCTTGGCCAGCTGCATCACAGGTCCCAAACACTGCCCAG GGGCATCATATGACCTGTACTGTGAGGTTCTCCCAGTCTCAGACTCCAGCGTCTCCGTAACCTTTTTTCTTCCTGGCACCAGCTCTCTGGCTGTTT TGCTAGTGACTGTGATGCACCTCTGCCAAGTGCGTTGCCAGCTGTTTGCACCTCTGCTAGTGGATGCTGCCATGAATGACTACATCTCCAGGGTTACGACTAG ATGCATGTCAATTCCTATAACCATGCGGGCGATATACAAGAGCTTAACCAGTCCCCTCTTCTCTGATGCATCTGGCACCACTACTGCCCCAGGAGTCTGTACCTCTCCACATGAGGTAAACACTGCGGCCTCTTCCATGGTGCACCACTCCTTGCATCCAGCACCAGATCTTCACGCTGGGTCATCGGAAATGGAGAGCACCACAGGCGAGTTTCTGGGACCAACACCCCAGAATTCcgcccaggaggaggaggaggaggaggaggaggaggatcctGCCGCTATGTACACCTCTCCCAGTTGTTATGTCATGTCTGTATCTTCGCCTCAAGAA
- the LOC105894744 gene encoding mediator of RNA polymerase II transcription subunit 1-like isoform X4, whose product MTCICLSRQKKFEDFSAKLCDLSSLYNIPGDNDAKIKVCTALQFMEKDLVTISHLPRSLRENDVYIDTVLNGRVGKIVPSGPGTPMKIQYSISPSDMLLQRHGADIEGLTRDAFVMLGSRGSTHRLQLASLIPSPPQTDALGFPLFSPITEVASESLQACFTLKLKPPLAICSSVIRRMEQTTDVKPEADQQRVPLLQLLMRTTLGEQGFQESWDPGEEANFTVALPGNQVHGYVLSGPAWSGGSWEGALIDTIPFTHPAHVPSLLELLRHQSALNILLASCITGPKHCPGASYDLYCEVLPVSDSSVSVTFFLPGTSSLAVLLVTVMHLCQVRCQLFAPLLVDAAMNDYISRVTTRCMSIPITMRAIYKSLTSPLFSDASGTTTAPGVCTSPHEVNTAASSMVHHSLHPAPDLHAGSSEMESTTGEFLGPTPQNSAQEEEEEEEEEDPAAMYTSPSCYVMSVSSPQEVREVPASPPT is encoded by the exons ATGACGTGTATCTGCTTGTCCAGACAGAAGAAGTTTGAGGACTTCTCCGCGAAGCTGTGTGACCTGTCATCCCTTTATAATATCCCTGGTGACAA TGATGCAAAGATTAAGGTATGTACTGCCCTACAGTTCATGGAGAAGGACTTGGTTACCATATCACATCTGCCCAG ATCTTTAAGAGAAAATGATGTCTACATTGACACAGTTCTGAACGGGAGAGTTGGGAAAATTGTGCCGAGTGGACCAG GAACCCCTATGAAGATCCAGTATTCCATCAGTCCCTCTGACATGCTCTTACAGAGACATGGTGCGG ATATAGAGGGACTCACTCGGGATGCGTTTGTGATGCTGGGCTCCAGGGGGAGCACACATCGCCTCCAGCTGGCCTCTCTTATTCCTTCTCCCCCACAGACTGATGCCCTGGG CTTCCCACTGTTTAGTCCAATCACAGAAGTGGCCTCCGAGTCTCTGCAAGCCTGCTTCACACTCAAGCTGAAGCCCCCTTTAGCTATTTGCTCTTCTGTCATTCGCCGCATGGAGCAAACCACAG ATGTCAAACCTGAGGCTGACCAGCAGAGGGTGCCATTGTTGCAGCTGCTGATGAGAACTACATTAGGAGAGCAGGGCTTCCAGGAATCATGGGATCCTGGCGAAGAGGCCAACTTTACAGTG GCTCTCCCAGGTAATCAGGTACATGGGTATGTTTTGTCTGGACCTGCATGGAGTGGAGGATCATGGGAAGGGGCCCTTATTGACACCATACCCTTCACTCATCCTGCTCATGTGCCTTCCCTCCTGGAGCTTCTTCGACATCAGTCAGCTCTCAATATCCTCTTGGCCAGCTGCATCACAGGTCCCAAACACTGCCCAG GGGCATCATATGACCTGTACTGTGAGGTTCTCCCAGTCTCAGACTCCAGCGTCTCCGTAACCTTTTTTCTTCCTGGCACCAGCTCTCTGGCTGTTT TGCTAGTGACTGTGATGCACCTCTGCCAAGTGCGTTGCCAGCTGTTTGCACCTCTGCTAGTGGATGCTGCCATGAATGACTACATCTCCAGGGTTACGACTAG ATGCATGTCAATTCCTATAACCATGCGGGCGATATACAAGAGCTTAACCAGTCCCCTCTTCTCTGATGCATCTGGCACCACTACTGCCCCAGGAGTCTGTACCTCTCCACATGAGGTAAACACTGCGGCCTCTTCCATGGTGCACCACTCCTTGCATCCAGCACCAGATCTTCACGCTGGGTCATCGGAAATGGAGAGCACCACAGGCGAGTTTCTGGGACCAACACCCCAGAATTCcgcccaggaggaggaggaggaggaggaggaggaggatcctGCCGCTATGTACACCTCTCCCAGTTGTTATGTCATGTCTGTATCTTCGCCTCAAGAA